A stretch of the Marinifilum sp. JC120 genome encodes the following:
- a CDS encoding DUF3987 domain-containing protein, with protein MSDMASMAYGGGSLLPSPSSFPHGVLPPSIEDSLDVAASAYNVPLAVPAITFLAVIGATVGRTRGLEVKPSWITHPNLYWALVAKSGTGKSPCSAAIMKPIHEKDQTEYQKHKQELSEYELDLKEWKAEFARAQRENESLPDKPVCPVWKQSYIEDSTTQALGTILAGNPRGVLWYRDELAGLLSDLGRYDNKGGDGGDKARLLSAYDCGPWKVSRSTREGLHIPHACVSIFGTVQPKLLPNLFKPQDTISGFLPRFLFVRCEQEAPPLWTSKSFDGEQAELIHGFIHQAQGLNFGSEDSPQIISLSEAARDLVQEWYDQQVLAHWYQPELEQFEALAPKLRGAFFKLSLIIHMLDCWSAGKSELCPVLPESIQRTIQLMQWLEEQQRQVWTLLSAGNKFQETTTIGRRVARAIVALSKDMNQSLLPTSKIVEFLNQDLADSFHVKADAVGKSYKELGIEIGRNSRERGAKLTPEIIKTLSQYFPAEKGVIPVTGVIDPDKNKEIQIDTRMTAGVTPENQASPDVTAEKCNNINIMKQE; from the coding sequence ATGTCTGACATGGCGTCTATGGCTTATGGAGGGGGCAGCTTGCTCCCTTCGCCTTCTTCTTTTCCGCATGGAGTGCTTCCGCCCAGCATCGAGGATTCGCTCGATGTCGCGGCTTCGGCCTACAATGTTCCGCTTGCGGTTCCGGCTATCACCTTTCTTGCGGTGATCGGGGCCACGGTGGGCAGGACTCGCGGCCTTGAAGTGAAGCCAAGCTGGATAACACACCCGAACCTGTACTGGGCATTGGTTGCCAAATCCGGCACGGGCAAAAGCCCTTGCTCTGCTGCGATCATGAAGCCGATCCATGAAAAGGATCAGACCGAGTACCAGAAGCATAAGCAGGAGCTTTCCGAATACGAGCTGGATTTAAAGGAATGGAAAGCTGAATTCGCCCGCGCCCAGCGAGAAAATGAAAGCCTCCCGGATAAGCCGGTCTGTCCTGTATGGAAGCAAAGCTATATTGAAGATAGCACCACGCAAGCCCTCGGCACTATTCTGGCCGGAAATCCTCGTGGTGTTCTCTGGTATCGTGACGAATTGGCCGGGCTGCTCTCCGATCTTGGCCGCTACGACAATAAAGGCGGCGATGGAGGTGATAAAGCCCGGTTGCTTTCCGCTTATGATTGCGGACCATGGAAGGTTTCGCGCAGCACTAGAGAAGGGCTGCATATTCCGCACGCCTGCGTTTCCATTTTCGGGACGGTCCAGCCGAAGTTGCTGCCGAACCTCTTCAAACCGCAAGATACGATTTCTGGCTTTCTGCCGCGTTTCCTTTTTGTTCGCTGTGAGCAGGAAGCACCGCCGCTTTGGACATCCAAAAGTTTCGATGGAGAGCAAGCGGAACTTATTCATGGATTCATTCATCAAGCGCAGGGCTTGAATTTCGGGTCGGAAGATTCGCCGCAAATTATCAGCTTGTCAGAGGCTGCGCGTGATCTGGTGCAGGAGTGGTACGACCAGCAGGTTCTGGCCCACTGGTATCAGCCGGAGCTGGAGCAGTTTGAAGCTCTGGCTCCAAAACTGCGCGGTGCGTTTTTCAAGCTTTCGCTGATCATCCACATGCTTGATTGCTGGAGCGCAGGCAAATCCGAACTCTGTCCGGTCCTCCCGGAGTCGATTCAAAGAACGATTCAGTTGATGCAATGGCTTGAGGAGCAGCAAAGGCAGGTCTGGACTCTGCTCTCTGCCGGGAACAAATTTCAGGAGACTACGACCATCGGCCGCAGAGTTGCGCGGGCCATCGTTGCCCTTTCAAAAGATATGAATCAGAGCCTGTTGCCGACTTCAAAAATTGTAGAATTTCTGAATCAAGATTTGGCAGATTCTTTCCATGTGAAAGCGGACGCGGTGGGCAAGAGCTACAAAGAATTGGGCATCGAAATCGGACGCAACAGCCGCGAAAGAGGTGCCAAACTCACCCCGGAAATCATCAAAACGCTCTCCCAATACTTTCCTGCCGAAAAAGGCGTCATACCCGTCACAGGCGTCATTGACCCTGATAAAAACAAAGAAATTCAGATAGATACGAGAATGACGGCTGGAGTGACACCTGAGAATCAGGCGTCACCGGATGTCACCGCAGAAAAGTGCAATAATATCAATATAATGAAACAGGAATGA
- the mobC gene encoding plasmid mobilization relaxosome protein MobC: MKNEEKRTEFVNTRVTPTEKHLLKIQAEAEGMSLGDFVRVQLNRPRVRKTKVERQKVIHLARIGNNLNQIARWANTYKKNAEVAQVVLVLLEIREEFKCL, encoded by the coding sequence ATGAAGAATGAAGAGAAGCGCACCGAATTCGTGAACACGCGGGTCACTCCCACGGAAAAGCACTTGCTCAAAATTCAGGCTGAAGCGGAAGGCATGAGCCTCGGAGATTTTGTCCGCGTGCAGCTCAATCGACCGCGCGTCAGGAAGACAAAAGTCGAAAGGCAGAAGGTCATCCATCTGGCCCGCATCGGAAACAACCTGAACCAGATCGCCCGTTGGGCTAATACATATAAAAAGAATGCCGAGGTCGCGCAGGTTGTGCTGGTCCTGCTAGAAATCAGGGAAGAGTTCAAATGCTTATGA
- a CDS encoding AlpA family phage regulatory protein: MRTETNHTAYHLPNTGFVRLVDVLKVIPVSKTTWWKGIQTGRFPKPVKLTERTTAWRVCDIHKLIEELEA; the protein is encoded by the coding sequence ATGCGAACCGAAACCAATCATACCGCATACCATCTGCCCAATACGGGCTTTGTAAGACTTGTTGATGTCCTGAAAGTCATTCCTGTTTCCAAGACAACTTGGTGGAAAGGAATCCAGACCGGACGCTTTCCAAAGCCTGTAAAACTTACCGAGCGCACAACCGCTTGGCGGGTCTGCGACATCCACAAACTCATCGAAGAGCTGGAAGCATAG